A window from Zingiber officinale cultivar Zhangliang chromosome 7A, Zo_v1.1, whole genome shotgun sequence encodes these proteins:
- the LOC122002514 gene encoding xyloglucan galactosyltransferase KATAMARI1 homolog, whose amino-acid sequence MSNGNKASARFVVHHLGHGGGGSARCRLCYAVAVSFLLSYLILLSGEVSSPAGAPFTSSRCDGRYIFVQELPASFNVDLVRNCCVFSRWAGDACRLADNGGFGRALGGGWYATDQFALELIFHGRMRQYECLTDDPASAAAVFVPFYPGLEMGHHLWRSNASVRDAAPLELARWLRSRPVWAAMGGRDHFMVSGRITWDFRRWTEDGDWGSKLLLLPELVNMTTLIIESSPWHRNDIAIPYPTYFHPSTVAELTAWQNRVLKQSRPWLFSFAGAPRWRPPNSTASLRDLSIEQCRASERCKLLDCAGERAGECFSPLRIMALFESSVFCLQPVGDSPTRRSTFDAMVAGCVPVFFHPGSAYTQYAWHLPRDYRRYSVFLPEEVVRQGNESIELALRKITVEEVAAMRKEVVGMLPRLVYGDRRRGAAEFEDAFDVAVERVIEMVEKQRKQLREGAADDVAEEKNTWRQSLVGANVGDHDWDHYFDI is encoded by the exons ATGTCCAACGGAAACAAAGCCTCGGCTCGCTTCGTGGTTCACCATCTCGGCCACGGCGGAGGCGGCTCTGCCCGCTGCCGCCTGTGCTACGCCGTCGCTGTCTCCTTCCTCCTCAGTTATCTCATTTTGCTTTCGGGCGAAGTAAGCTCGCCGGCCGGGGCTCCTTTCACAAGCTCCCGCTGCGACGGGCGGTATATCTTTGTTCAGGAGCTTCCGGCGAGTTTTAATGTCGATCTCGTTCGAAACTGCTGCGTGTTCAGCCGCTGGGCCGGCGACGCCTGCCGCCTGGCCGACAACGGTGGCTTTGGCCGCGCCCTCGGCGGAGGCTGGTACGCCACTGACCAGTTCGCGCTGGAACTCATCTTCCATGGTCGCATGCGGCAGTATGAGTGCCTCACGGACGACCCCGCCAGCGCCGCAGCCGTGTTCGTGCCGTTCTACCCCGGGCTCGAGATGGGGCACCACCTCTGGCGATCTAATGCCTCCGTGCGCGACGCGGCGCCGCTGGAGCTTGCGCGGTGGCTCCGGTCGAGGCCGGTGTGGGCGGCGATGGGCGGGAGGGACCACTTCATGGTCTCTGGGAGGATTACTTGGGACTTCCGGCGGTGGACGGAGGACGGCGATTGGGGCAGCAAGCTGCTGCTTCTCCCCGAGCTCGTGAACATGACGACGCTG ATTATTGAATCGAGTCCATGGCACCGCAACGACATAGCGATTCCCTACCCGACGTACTTCCACCCATCCACGGTAGCTGAGCTCACGGCGTGGCAAAATAGAGTCCTGAAACAGAGCCGGCCGTGGCTCTTCTCCTTCGCCGGCGCGCCCCGATGGCGGCCGCCCAATTCCACTGCCTCCCTCCGCGACCTCTCCATCGAGCAGTGCCGCGCCTCCGAAAGATGCAAGCTGCTCGACTGCGCTGGTGAACGGGCTGGCGAGTGCTTCTCCCCTCTCCGCATAATGGCTCTGTTCGAAAGCTCCGTCTTCTGCCTTCAGCCCGTGGGGGACTCCCCCACGCGGCGCTCCACTTTTGACGCCATGGTTGCCGGATGCGTACCGGTATTCTTCCACCCCGGCTCCGCGTACACGCAGTACGCATGGCACCTGCCGCGGGACTACCGTAGGTACTCGGTGTTCCTGCCGGAGGAGGTGGTGAGGCAGGGGAACGAGAGCATCGAGCTGGCGCTTAGAAAAATCACGGTGGAGGAAGTGGCAGCAATGCGAAAGGAGGTGGTGGGCATGCTTCCGAGGCTGGTGTACGGCGATCGCCGGAGAGGAGCGGCGGAGTTCGAGGACGCGTTCGATGTGGCGGTGGAGAGGGTGATCGAGATGGTGGAGAAGCAGAGGAAGCAACTGAGAGAAGGGGCTGCCGACGACGTGGCTGAAGAAAAGAATACTTGGAGGCAGAGTCTGGTGGGTGCAAATGTGGGTGACCACGACTGGGATCATTACTTTGACATATAA
- the LOC121999720 gene encoding uncharacterized protein LOC121999720: NETADKKQLEQSSEGEKKESVGAPSENRILKKKKSKKEKSSKEQEEHDQNQEKGDIEAEVADATAVDVKERIKKVASMRKKKSSKEMDVEQLNKRASYLM, from the exons AATGAGACAGCTG ACAAGAAGCAACTGGAGCAAAGTAGTgaaggggagaagaaagaaagtgtTGGTGCTCCTTCAGAGAACAGAAtattaaagaagaagaaatccaagaaagaaaaatCATCAAAGGAACAGGAGGAGCATGATCAAAATCAggagaaaggagacattgaagCTGAAGTGGCAGATGCAACTGCAGTTGACGTAAAGGAAAGGATAAAGAAGGTGGCCTCCATGAGGAAGAAGAAATCAAGCAAAGAGATGGATGTcgaacagttgaataaaagggcttctTACTTgatgtaa